Proteins encoded in a region of the Shewanella polaris genome:
- a CDS encoding sigma-54-dependent transcriptional regulator, producing the protein MSQDEHINPVTKTTMSVLIVDDEPGMRSFLMKALAKKFALVETASTIAQAEELRSHGHFDLLIVDIRLPDRSGIEWHEALNEPDRQSDIIFMTGYADMDVAIRALRAGASDFIMKPFHLEQMITAVDRCIEKRLLKRENFMLRRELLHGQSSTIIGNSEAIRDVKEVIERIAPTNAVVLIEGESGTGKELVARQLHQLSGRSGAFVPVNCGAIAPELLASELFGHTAGAFTGAKGNREGLFSYASGGTIFLDEIGEMPMNMQTALLRVLEQRAIRPVGSEKEIDINVRVVAATNRLLIDEVEAGRFRRDLFYRLNVLNIVIPSLRSRPEDVVELTHFFTLQLSQELGIKDVIWSHEDLQVLQQYDWPGNIRELRNMIERCILLGKPPAEYWKKPASVAVSDIMGYPLDWPLKKVEKQHVTQVVDGHNGNKSAAARDLGVSRKTLDRKYKDWFNTVEEHYEDQ; encoded by the coding sequence ATGAGTCAAGATGAACATATTAACCCAGTAACTAAAACCACAATGTCAGTGCTTATTGTTGATGATGAACCTGGTATGCGGAGTTTTTTGATGAAAGCCTTGGCAAAGAAATTTGCACTGGTTGAAACCGCCTCCACAATTGCTCAGGCCGAAGAGTTACGCAGCCATGGTCATTTTGATTTATTGATTGTGGATATTCGTCTGCCAGATCGCTCTGGTATCGAATGGCATGAAGCACTTAATGAGCCGGACAGACAGTCTGATATTATTTTTATGACCGGCTACGCGGATATGGATGTGGCAATCAGAGCATTACGTGCTGGTGCATCTGATTTTATTATGAAACCGTTTCATTTAGAGCAAATGATAACCGCAGTTGATCGTTGTATTGAAAAACGTTTGCTTAAGCGCGAAAACTTTATGTTGAGGCGTGAATTATTACATGGACAATCATCCACTATTATCGGCAACAGCGAAGCCATTCGTGATGTCAAAGAAGTTATCGAGCGTATAGCACCCACAAACGCTGTCGTATTAATTGAAGGCGAATCTGGTACAGGCAAAGAGCTGGTGGCCAGACAATTACATCAGTTAAGTGGTCGAAGTGGTGCTTTTGTACCAGTGAACTGTGGCGCTATTGCCCCAGAATTACTGGCCAGTGAGCTGTTTGGTCATACCGCGGGTGCATTTACTGGCGCAAAAGGTAATCGTGAGGGATTATTTAGTTATGCCTCTGGCGGCACTATCTTTTTGGATGAAATTGGCGAAATGCCGATGAATATGCAAACTGCCTTATTAAGGGTGCTTGAACAACGGGCTATTCGCCCTGTGGGAAGTGAAAAAGAAATCGATATTAATGTGCGAGTTGTAGCAGCAACCAATCGATTATTAATTGATGAAGTAGAAGCTGGCCGCTTTAGGCGTGATTTATTTTACCGACTGAATGTGTTGAATATTGTTATACCTTCATTGCGATCGCGTCCAGAAGATGTCGTTGAGCTTACTCATTTTTTTACATTGCAATTGTCGCAAGAGCTGGGTATTAAAGATGTTATTTGGAGCCACGAAGACCTACAAGTACTGCAACAGTATGATTGGCCAGGTAATATTCGTGAACTACGCAATATGATTGAACGTTGTATTTTATTGGGAAAACCTCCTGCAGAATATTGGAAAAAGCCCGCATCCGTTGCTGTAAGCGATATTATGGGATACCCGTTAGATTGGCCGTTAAAAAAAGTAGAGAAGCAACATGTGACCCAAGTTGTTGATGGTCATAATGGTAATAAATCTGCCGCAGCACGTGATTTAGGCGTGTCTCGAAAAACGTTAGATCGTAAATATAAAGATTGGTTTAATACTGTAGAAGAACACTACGAGGATCAATAA
- a CDS encoding substrate-binding domain-containing protein, whose product MFSPVTLANEVIKLATTTSTENSGLLGALLPKFEAESGYTVQVIATGTGKALKLASQGDVDVVMTHAPDAEAKFIADGFGIEPRGIMENDFVVLGPKNDPAAIKSSKNVTEAFSKIANKPSKFVSRGDNSGTNMKELIIWKAAGITPDFAGYTSVGQGMGKTLLMANELQAYTLTDRGTYIAYKAKLDLNIDFEGGAKLANPYQIMLINPAKYPELNHKGARALSDWFISPATQTMINNYKVQGEQLFKATYKK is encoded by the coding sequence ATGTTTAGCCCTGTTACACTCGCAAATGAAGTCATCAAATTAGCAACGACAACCAGTACTGAAAACTCAGGATTACTCGGTGCACTTTTACCTAAATTTGAAGCCGAATCAGGCTATACTGTACAGGTAATCGCTACTGGTACTGGTAAAGCATTAAAGCTGGCAAGTCAGGGAGATGTTGATGTAGTCATGACTCATGCTCCAGACGCAGAAGCAAAGTTCATCGCTGACGGTTTCGGCATTGAACCTCGTGGTATTATGGAAAATGATTTTGTTGTATTAGGACCAAAAAATGATCCTGCAGCAATAAAGTCTAGCAAAAACGTGACAGAAGCATTCAGTAAAATAGCTAATAAGCCAAGTAAATTTGTTTCTCGTGGTGATAACTCTGGCACCAACATGAAAGAGTTGATCATTTGGAAAGCGGCAGGAATTACACCTGATTTTGCAGGCTATACTTCAGTAGGCCAAGGCATGGGTAAAACCTTGTTAATGGCAAATGAATTACAAGCTTATACATTAACGGATCGCGGAACATATATTGCCTATAAAGCTAAACTAGACCTGAATATTGATTTTGAAGGCGGCGCTAAATTAGCCAACCCTTACCAAATAATGTTGATCAACCCAGCAAAATACCCAGAATTAAATCATAAAGGTGCAAGAGCATTAAGCGATTGGTTTATCAGTCCAGCTACACAAACTATGATTAATAATTACAAAGTACAAGGAGAACAATTGTTTAAGGCAACTTATAAAAAATGA
- a CDS encoding ABC transporter permease, whose product MSDGWLVLLQQAFSLLLSFDPHVWAIINISFSVSFVALLITIIPSIILGFILAFSHFRGRWVVTNLVQTLQSIPTVVIGLLVYLLLTRNGVLGDLKWLFTQKGMILGQMLICAPVLIALSQAAFSSVDRRAWETSRTLGASWIHAVWTLCRELRVPLLLAIVAGFSRILTEVGCSMMVGGNIMNVTRNIPTAIALETSKGDFAQAIALGLVLLILALVLNFILGSLRGKALPRSH is encoded by the coding sequence ATGAGTGACGGTTGGTTAGTCCTATTGCAGCAAGCATTTAGCTTGCTGCTCTCTTTTGACCCTCATGTATGGGCGATTATTAACATCTCATTTTCGGTGTCTTTTGTCGCGTTATTGATCACTATTATTCCGTCGATTATCTTAGGTTTCATCCTTGCCTTTAGCCATTTTCGAGGCCGTTGGGTAGTCACAAACTTAGTACAAACGTTACAATCTATTCCTACTGTAGTGATCGGTTTATTAGTATATTTATTGCTGACTCGTAATGGTGTGTTGGGTGATTTAAAATGGCTATTTACCCAAAAAGGAATGATTTTAGGCCAAATGTTAATATGTGCTCCAGTATTGATAGCATTATCACAAGCTGCTTTTTCCAGTGTCGATCGCCGAGCCTGGGAAACATCACGAACCTTAGGCGCCTCATGGATACACGCGGTTTGGACATTATGCCGTGAATTACGAGTACCACTTTTATTAGCAATTGTTGCTGGGTTTAGTCGAATTTTGACTGAAGTGGGTTGCTCTATGATGGTAGGTGGCAATATTATGAATGTCACTCGTAATATCCCTACTGCAATAGCACTTGAAACCAGTAAAGGTGATTTTGCTCAAGCAATTGCCTTAGGACTAGTGTTACTAATATTAGCCTTAGTGTTAAACTTCATCTTGGGTTCATTGCGAGGCAAGGCCCTCCCAAGGAGTCATTAA